Proteins from a genomic interval of Streptomyces fodineus:
- a CDS encoding NAD(P)-dependent oxidoreductase translates to MPTLEHSLYQADTPTAWTVLRGPIDPDTLTAGVAKIAARHQLRAVPSGEASLLLTAADAEPENSTPQLALRWHPYTPLQPDTLSHAIPATHLEILLDHKEQAADAAADLTGWLRTALRRFHPDELEQITATMPLLTQFTPTTSVLADWAVIFRDHYVENTLGFLLALQHAGVPAQWIYALAKGDRTHNRDRVHATLLDLGCASGLLDNTAINAPDTHATELAAALHQVDAFIDAAHEAGRKVLVIDDGGLLAQGYGRADAPRRIDAALELTVSGLKRITATGELGIPVLNLARSQLKTRLGYPEIADSCLRRLRALLPAIKVTGRPAVVIGYGTLGSRLAQALRHQGCQIHVVDPDPLALIAAAEAGHATYRTTGDALRAVHPFLIVGTTGDDALTVDDLQLLPDGAYLAPFATRDFSVLADPDRGLPATEIPGIGRRYRLPGGGQVTLLGDGRSMNLFEADAIPNQGYDAYRAGTLIAADALCRRADNLTPGIHTDLVDDIILNSGLYSAYYDTYLATEQQPSPRAVTRQSATTASLAGMSACVVGYGAAGRLHAQILAEHGASLTIVDPKHQDLPKAYRGFPNGLEEMPAAVRSTIGLWSVCCPTADHLPVLRTILAKEPEARILLEKPACQGHEIDAFTALLASHSNARFVVTDQYQHARALDVLTNLMARLEPGAEPDYVAVTFTKDRTGDVAQGRFVDRSYGVLGYEWLHMLAVLRRILPTEAAAAYLAQQPQHAELWATYDPRLFVSALTERTNLTYGATRLRIELTSSIATPTVVLGSTPRTATSGTGPWRQGLRPADDRHRRVTVHAGRTQFTVHLDPVTATGGWQLERNHHRVTAERDGLMLHDEVVHDSPLHTAIRNATTTLMGTCSVPEPDLGPLRRIAALAELLRAQQPTGLAEQTSA, encoded by the coding sequence GTGCCCACACTCGAGCACTCCCTGTACCAGGCCGACACACCCACCGCCTGGACCGTGTTACGCGGACCCATCGACCCGGACACCCTCACGGCAGGCGTAGCCAAAATCGCCGCCCGCCACCAGCTTCGAGCTGTCCCGTCCGGAGAGGCGAGCCTGTTGCTGACAGCCGCCGATGCGGAACCGGAGAACTCCACCCCGCAGCTCGCGCTGCGCTGGCACCCCTACACCCCACTGCAGCCGGACACCCTCAGCCACGCCATACCGGCGACCCACCTGGAGATCCTCCTCGACCACAAGGAACAGGCCGCCGACGCTGCCGCCGACCTCACCGGCTGGCTTCGGACGGCGCTGCGGCGCTTCCACCCAGACGAACTGGAGCAGATCACGGCGACCATGCCGCTACTCACCCAGTTCACCCCCACCACGAGTGTGCTCGCCGACTGGGCGGTCATCTTCCGCGACCACTACGTGGAGAACACTCTCGGCTTCCTGCTCGCCCTCCAGCATGCGGGCGTCCCGGCCCAGTGGATCTATGCCCTGGCCAAGGGTGACCGCACACATAACCGCGACCGTGTCCACGCCACTCTCCTCGACCTCGGGTGCGCCAGCGGCCTGCTGGACAACACCGCCATCAACGCCCCCGACACCCACGCCACCGAACTTGCCGCTGCGCTTCACCAGGTCGACGCGTTCATCGACGCTGCGCACGAGGCCGGACGCAAGGTCCTGGTCATCGACGACGGCGGCCTGCTCGCCCAGGGCTACGGCCGCGCTGACGCGCCCCGCCGAATCGACGCCGCCCTCGAACTGACCGTTTCCGGCCTCAAACGGATCACCGCAACTGGAGAACTCGGCATACCTGTCCTGAACCTCGCCCGCTCCCAGCTCAAGACCCGCCTGGGCTATCCCGAGATCGCCGACTCCTGCCTGCGTCGGCTGCGTGCGCTGCTGCCTGCCATCAAGGTCACCGGCCGCCCTGCTGTTGTGATTGGTTACGGCACCCTCGGCTCTCGGCTCGCCCAGGCCCTCCGCCACCAAGGCTGCCAGATCCATGTCGTCGACCCTGACCCGCTCGCCTTGATCGCCGCCGCCGAGGCCGGCCACGCCACCTACCGCACCACCGGCGACGCCCTGCGCGCTGTACACCCATTCCTCATCGTGGGCACGACCGGAGATGACGCGCTCACCGTCGACGACCTGCAACTGCTTCCCGACGGCGCGTACCTTGCCCCCTTCGCCACCCGCGACTTCAGCGTCCTCGCCGACCCTGACCGCGGCCTGCCCGCCACCGAAATCCCCGGCATCGGCCGCCGCTACCGCCTACCTGGAGGGGGCCAAGTCACCCTCCTCGGCGACGGCCGCTCCATGAACCTCTTCGAGGCCGACGCTATCCCCAACCAGGGCTACGACGCCTACCGGGCCGGCACCCTCATCGCCGCCGACGCCCTGTGCCGGCGCGCCGACAACCTGACGCCCGGCATCCACACCGACCTCGTCGACGACATCATCCTCAACTCCGGCCTTTACTCCGCCTACTACGACACCTACCTCGCCACCGAACAGCAACCATCACCGCGTGCCGTAACACGGCAGAGTGCGACCACGGCTTCCTTGGCGGGGATGTCGGCGTGCGTCGTCGGCTACGGCGCCGCCGGCCGCCTCCACGCCCAGATCCTGGCTGAACACGGAGCCAGCCTGACCATCGTCGACCCCAAGCACCAGGACCTTCCCAAGGCGTACCGGGGCTTCCCGAACGGACTCGAGGAGATGCCCGCCGCGGTGCGCTCCACCATCGGCCTGTGGTCTGTGTGCTGCCCCACCGCCGACCATCTGCCCGTGCTGCGCACGATCCTGGCCAAGGAGCCCGAAGCCCGCATCCTGCTGGAGAAACCCGCCTGCCAGGGCCACGAGATCGACGCGTTCACCGCCCTGCTCGCCAGCCACAGCAACGCCCGCTTCGTGGTCACTGACCAGTACCAGCATGCCCGGGCCCTCGACGTCCTTACCAATCTGATGGCTCGTCTCGAACCGGGCGCAGAGCCCGACTACGTCGCCGTGACCTTTACTAAGGACCGCACCGGCGACGTCGCCCAAGGCCGCTTCGTCGACCGCTCCTACGGCGTCCTCGGCTACGAGTGGCTCCACATGCTCGCCGTACTGCGCCGTATCCTGCCCACGGAAGCAGCCGCTGCCTACCTCGCCCAGCAGCCCCAACACGCCGAGTTGTGGGCCACCTACGACCCCCGGCTCTTCGTCTCTGCGCTCACCGAACGGACCAACCTCACCTACGGCGCCACACGCCTACGCATCGAGCTGACCTCCAGCATCGCCACCCCAACCGTCGTCCTGGGCAGCACCCCGCGTACCGCCACAAGCGGGACGGGGCCCTGGCGCCAGGGACTGCGCCCGGCCGACGACCGCCACCGTCGCGTCACCGTGCATGCCGGCCGCACACAGTTCACCGTGCACCTCGACCCCGTGACCGCCACCGGCGGCTGGCAACTCGAGCGCAACCACCACCGCGTCACCGCTGAGCGCGACGGCCTGATGCTGCACGACGAAGTGGTCCACGACTCACCCCTGCACACCGCCATCCGCAACGCGACCACCACCCTCATGGGGACCTGCTCCGTCCCCGAACCGGACCTGGGCCCGCTCCGCAGGATCGCAGCACTCGCCGAACTACTCCGAGCTCAGCAGCCAACTGGCCTGGCCGAACAGACCTCCGCGTAG